Proteins from a single region of Belliella baltica DSM 15883:
- the tatA gene encoding twin-arginine translocase TatA/TatE family subunit gives MTALGFIGGMSPGSMILIILVIVLFFGAKRIPELARGLGRGIREFKDATKEIQNDLEDGLKDDKKKKD, from the coding sequence ATGACAGCATTAGGTTTTATCGGAGGAATGAGTCCAGGATCTATGATTCTAATCATCTTGGTAATTGTATTATTCTTCGGTGCCAAAAGAATCCCTGAATTAGCGAGAGGATTGGGTAGAGGTATTAGAGAATTCAAGGACGCAACAAAAGAAATCCAAAACGACCTAGAAGATGGTCTGAAGGATGACAAAAAGAAGAAAGACTAA
- the gatA gene encoding Asp-tRNA(Asn)/Glu-tRNA(Gln) amidotransferase subunit GatA, whose protein sequence is MEKFLSFDEIKKSLANRETDCKAIVNYYLNNIQTKAHLNAFVEVYTDSALAQASKVDEKISSGSAGRLAGMVIGIKDVLCYQGHTVNASSKILERFESQFTSTAVQRLIDEDAIIIGRLNCDEFGMGSSNENSVHGKVLNAADESRVPGGSSGGSAVAVQANLCTVSLGTDTGGSVRQPAAFTGLVGIKPTYSRVSRWGLIAYASSFDTIGVFSKNVPDNALVMEIMAGSDDFDSTVSKKPVPHYSELLHFDKRVKVAYLKETIESPALQAEIKENTLGVLDRLKNEGHQVDEVNFPLLKYILPTYYILTTAEASSNLSRFDGVKYGYRTPNAHNLESMYKMTRTEGFGEEVKRRIMLGTFVLSASYYDAYFTKAQKVRRLIKEFTEDLLNKYDYIIMPTTPSTAFKFGEHSNDPVAMYLEDLFTVQASVSGVPALSIPNGVDSKGLPIGLQIMANSFKEAELYAFANYLNTTSSQ, encoded by the coding sequence TTGGAAAAATTCCTTTCATTTGACGAAATAAAAAAGTCGCTAGCAAACAGGGAAACCGACTGTAAAGCGATAGTTAATTATTATCTCAATAACATTCAGACGAAGGCGCACTTAAACGCCTTCGTTGAAGTTTATACAGATTCTGCTTTGGCTCAAGCCTCCAAGGTTGACGAAAAAATCTCTTCCGGGAGTGCTGGTAGATTAGCTGGAATGGTCATTGGTATCAAAGATGTACTCTGCTACCAAGGACATACGGTAAATGCATCAAGCAAAATTCTTGAGCGCTTTGAATCACAGTTTACCTCCACAGCTGTCCAAAGATTAATTGATGAAGATGCAATTATTATTGGGAGACTGAATTGTGATGAATTTGGAATGGGCAGCTCTAATGAAAACTCTGTTCATGGAAAAGTGCTCAATGCAGCTGATGAAAGTCGTGTACCAGGAGGATCTTCTGGTGGATCCGCTGTTGCAGTTCAAGCTAATTTATGTACCGTATCTCTTGGAACTGATACTGGCGGATCAGTGAGACAACCCGCTGCTTTCACAGGTTTGGTTGGTATCAAACCAACTTATTCCAGAGTATCTAGATGGGGATTGATTGCTTATGCTTCATCTTTTGACACTATTGGAGTTTTTTCAAAAAATGTCCCTGACAATGCTTTGGTGATGGAAATCATGGCTGGATCTGATGATTTTGACAGTACAGTTTCCAAAAAGCCAGTTCCTCACTACAGCGAATTATTGCATTTTGATAAAAGAGTAAAAGTAGCTTACTTGAAGGAAACAATCGAATCTCCTGCTTTGCAAGCTGAAATTAAAGAAAATACTCTTGGAGTTTTAGATCGATTGAAGAATGAAGGACATCAAGTAGATGAGGTGAATTTCCCTTTACTCAAATATATCCTACCTACTTATTACATCTTAACAACTGCAGAAGCGAGCTCAAACTTGTCTCGATTTGATGGTGTAAAATATGGATACAGAACTCCGAATGCACATAATCTTGAAAGCATGTACAAAATGACCCGAACAGAGGGGTTTGGTGAGGAGGTAAAAAGGAGAATTATGCTTGGAACTTTTGTCTTAAGTGCAAGCTATTATGATGCTTATTTCACTAAGGCTCAAAAAGTCCGAAGACTAATTAAAGAATTTACAGAGGATTTATTAAACAAATATGACTACATTATTATGCCGACTACACCTTCGACAGCGTTTAAGTTTGGTGAGCATAGTAATGATCCAGTAGCCATGTATCTTGAAGATCTTTTCACAGTACAAGCTTCTGTCTCAGGCGTACCTGCTTTATCAATACCAAACGGTGTTGACAGTAAAGGATTGCCGATTGGATTACAAATAATGGCGAATTCATTCAAAGAAGCAGAGCTTTATGCTTTCGCCAATTATTTAAATACAACAAGCAGCCAATAA
- a CDS encoding transglycosylase SLT domain-containing protein, which yields MKNTIAYISLTIMTVLFSYSMLHGQELFGISEQGIQEETIQAIYQFDYIPDFTYDQVAERIKEMETEMPFELNDRIFSFINYFVVRNRDYARMVMEREAIYFPLFEKVLAEHNMPDDIKYLAIIESGLNPRAKSRVGAMGLWQFMPATGRMYNLQANLDIDDRMDPELSTDAAAKYLKSLYNMFGNWELALAAYNCGPGNVRKAIRRSGGKKTFWGVYDYLPRETRSYVPQFQAMMYILRNTHEHNLYLEEPTYAMNYEKIKFNQELDLEQLAAVAGICVEDLEQLNPSIKNRLIPSSHKHISLKVPVAKAALLAENFQSFKEDVALTNERIVALRTAKIEESGSSNSASPGTLVSYKVRSGDVLGSIAQRHGTTVTNIKNWNNLSSNTIRIGQSLQIYSNNSNASVSNVEKAIATNDSGSKVYTVQPGDSLWLISKKLSGISIDQIKKLNNLNSNQIKPGQKLIIG from the coding sequence ATGAAAAATACAATCGCATACATTTCCCTTACCATAATGACGGTTTTGTTTAGCTATTCTATGCTTCATGGTCAAGAACTTTTTGGAATTAGTGAACAAGGTATCCAAGAGGAAACTATTCAGGCTATTTATCAATTTGACTACATCCCTGATTTCACTTACGATCAGGTCGCAGAGCGAATCAAAGAAATGGAAACTGAGATGCCTTTTGAACTCAATGATCGAATTTTTTCTTTTATCAATTACTTTGTTGTGAGAAATCGAGATTATGCAAGGATGGTGATGGAACGTGAGGCAATCTATTTTCCACTTTTTGAAAAAGTCTTAGCTGAGCACAATATGCCAGACGATATTAAATATTTGGCAATCATAGAATCAGGTTTGAATCCAAGAGCAAAATCAAGAGTGGGTGCGATGGGACTATGGCAATTCATGCCAGCTACTGGCAGAATGTACAATCTCCAAGCAAATCTTGATATAGATGACCGAATGGACCCTGAATTATCAACAGATGCAGCAGCAAAATATCTAAAATCCCTTTACAACATGTTTGGAAATTGGGAATTAGCTTTAGCGGCTTATAATTGCGGTCCTGGAAATGTCAGAAAAGCTATACGTAGATCCGGTGGAAAAAAAACCTTCTGGGGAGTTTATGATTATTTGCCACGTGAGACAAGAAGTTATGTCCCACAATTCCAAGCAATGATGTATATCCTTCGAAATACACACGAACACAATTTGTATTTAGAAGAGCCAACCTATGCGATGAATTATGAAAAAATCAAATTCAATCAGGAATTAGATTTGGAGCAGTTGGCGGCTGTAGCAGGTATTTGTGTCGAAGATTTAGAACAGCTAAATCCTTCAATCAAAAACAGATTAATTCCTTCCTCTCACAAACATATTTCCTTGAAAGTCCCAGTTGCAAAAGCAGCATTGCTTGCAGAGAACTTCCAGTCTTTTAAAGAAGATGTGGCACTTACAAACGAAAGAATAGTTGCTTTAAGAACTGCAAAAATTGAAGAGTCAGGCTCCAGTAATAGCGCAAGTCCCGGTACACTTGTAAGCTACAAAGTGAGATCAGGAGATGTTTTGGGTAGCATTGCTCAACGACATGGTACAACTGTTACCAATATCAAAAACTGGAATAACCTGAGCTCAAACACAATCAGGATTGGACAATCCCTCCAAATTTATTCTAATAATTCCAACGCATCGGTTTCCAATGTAGAAAAAGCCATTGCGACTAATGATAGCGGATCAAAAGTTTATACTGTACAGCCTGGAGACTCTTTATGGCTTATTTCTAAAAAATTGAGTGGGATATCAATAGATCAAATTAAGAAATTAAATAATCTTAATTCAAATCAGATAAAGCCAGGTCAAAAATTAATTATAGGATAA
- a CDS encoding DUF4837 family protein: MKSLTNLLSIVIILISAGTIWSCDDYGKDSNSTKPKARGAIGEIILAIDSTKWQGPVGDALQDVFLEDVEGLIRDESMFSIKRVDPRAMTRILKMATNIVYVTTFDDKKAGSQNINKIFSKEAKEKAAEDPNLYMLRSEDEFAVGQELIYLFGNNEEELIKNLKQNKNKLQNLFQVRERGRLEKNILNRKSSVARVAGEKLGLAINVPASYQIAKAEDDFLWLRQPTPRTDRADISLFFYETDYTSEEQVFPENVIKLRDQITQKHIFGDPDNKDSYLVIEKVDPTPVFNNFNINDNFAVEIRGGWKTANISMGGSFLAYVIVDAKRGKLYYMEGFVYFPNQGHREAIREIETLLLATDILPEQSLQVN, from the coding sequence ATGAAATCATTGACAAATCTATTATCGATAGTAATCATTTTAATATCAGCAGGTACAATTTGGTCTTGTGATGACTACGGCAAAGATTCAAACTCCACTAAACCAAAAGCAAGAGGAGCAATTGGAGAAATTATTTTAGCGATAGATTCTACCAAGTGGCAAGGTCCCGTTGGCGATGCTCTGCAAGATGTTTTTTTAGAAGATGTAGAAGGTTTAATTCGAGATGAAAGCATGTTTTCGATCAAACGTGTAGATCCTCGTGCGATGACAAGAATTCTAAAGATGGCAACTAACATCGTGTATGTCACCACTTTCGATGACAAAAAAGCTGGAAGTCAAAATATTAACAAAATATTCAGTAAAGAAGCCAAAGAAAAAGCAGCAGAAGATCCAAACCTCTACATGCTACGAAGTGAAGATGAATTTGCAGTCGGTCAGGAGTTGATCTACCTTTTCGGGAATAATGAAGAAGAATTGATCAAAAATTTAAAACAGAATAAAAATAAGCTTCAAAATCTTTTTCAAGTAAGAGAAAGAGGTCGACTTGAAAAGAATATCTTAAATAGAAAAAGCTCAGTAGCTAGAGTTGCTGGAGAAAAATTGGGACTAGCGATCAATGTTCCTGCATCTTATCAAATTGCAAAAGCTGAGGATGATTTTTTATGGTTAAGACAGCCAACACCAAGGACAGATCGAGCAGACATTAGTCTTTTCTTTTACGAAACAGATTACACCTCTGAAGAGCAAGTTTTCCCAGAAAATGTAATCAAACTACGAGATCAAATCACTCAAAAACATATTTTTGGAGATCCCGATAACAAAGACTCTTATTTGGTAATCGAAAAAGTAGATCCTACACCGGTATTCAATAACTTCAATATAAATGATAACTTTGCGGTTGAAATTCGCGGGGGATGGAAAACTGCCAACATTTCAATGGGAGGGTCATTTCTTGCTTACGTAATCGTAGATGCAAAAAGAGGAAAACTCTATTACATGGAGGGTTTTGTATACTTTCCAAACCAAGGTCATAGAGAAGCGATTAGAGAAATTGAAACGCTACTTTTGGCAACAGATATTTTACCAGAGCAATCGCTACAAGTTAATTAA